A window of the Choloepus didactylus isolate mChoDid1 chromosome 11, mChoDid1.pri, whole genome shotgun sequence genome harbors these coding sequences:
- the OSMR gene encoding oncostatin-M-specific receptor subunit beta isoform X6, translating to MAVFAGLQTTFLVVLLLLRTFQNKVLSDPLPLTPELLNVSINSAQQCLNLQWSVHNLSHHQELQMIFQIEISRIKTSNIIWVGNYSTTVKWNQVLHWSWESELPLECATHFVRIRSVVGDIKFPELRFWSNWSSWEEVDVRDSLGNEALLVFPKDKLVEEGSNVTFCYISRSNQNNVSCYVEGEQIYGEELGPNAFAFTLNNIRFVRIKGTNIYCKIDQEDILKGVVLFVSKVIEEPKDFSCETRDFKTLKCTWDPGSDHNSFQDFPANYTLFESFSQKKEFCKHRNWCTWKITQDSQEMYNFTLTVENSLRKRRVNILFNLSHRVHPMAPLVFLENVSATNATVTWKMHPIGKISTLLCQVELHDTEKVIQQHNVSVTVDGEYLLSKMKPDREYLAQVRCADAAHFWKWSEWSNQTFTTLEAGNRGLC from the exons TCTTGTCTGATCCTTTACCGTTGACTCCTGAATTACTTAACGTTTCCATCAATTCTGCACAGCAGTGTTTGAACTTGCAATGGAGTGTCCACAACCTTTCTCATCATCAGGAATTACAAATGATTTTTCAGATTGAGATCAGTAGAATTAAAACATCCAATATCATCTGGGTG GGGAATTATAGCACCACTGTGAAGTGGAACCAAGTTCTGCATTGGAGCTGGGAATCTGAGCTCCCATTGGAATGTGCAACACACTTTGTAAGAATAAGGAGTGTGGTGGGTGATATCAAATTCCCTGAGCTGAGGTTCTGGAGCAACTGGAGTTCATGGGAGGAAGTGGATG TACGGGATTCCCTTGGAAATGAGGCATTGTTAGTTTTCCCCAAAGACAAACTGGTGGAAGAAGGATCCAATGTcacattttgttacatttctagGAGCAATCAAAATAATGTATCTTGTTATGTGGAAGGTGAACAGATATATGGAGAAGAACTTGGTCCAAATGCATTTGCCTTCACCTTGAATAATATTCGTTTTGTTAGGATAAAAGGGACGAATATCTATTGTAAAATAGATcaggaagatattttaaaaggcGTTGTGCTTTTTGTCTCAA AAGTAATTGAGGAGCCCAAAGACTTTTCTTGTGAAACTCGGGACTTCAAGACTTTGAAATGTACCTGGGATCCTGGGAGTGACCATAACTCGTTTCAAGATTTTCCTGCAAACTACACTTTATTTGAATC attttcccaGAAAAAGGAATTTTGTAAACACAGAAACTGGTGTACTTGGAAAATAACTCAAGACTCACAAGAAATGTATAACTTCACACTCACAGTGGAAAACTCCTTGAGGAAGAGACGCGTCAATATTCTTTTTAATCTGAGTCATCGAG tTCATCCAATGGCTCCACTTGTCTTCCTTGAAAATGTAAGTGCCACAAATGCCACTGTCACCTGGAAAATGCACCCTATTGGGAAGATTTCCACGCTTTTGTGTCAGGTTGAACTCCATGATACAGAAAAAGTGATTCAA CAGCACAATGTTTCCGTCACAGTAGATGGTGAGTACCTGTTAAGTAAAATGAAACCCGACAGAGAGTATTTGGCCCAAGTACGCTGTGCTGATGCTGCCCACTTCTGGAAATGGAGTGAATGGAGCAATCAAACATTCACCACACTTGAAGCTG